In a genomic window of Rhopalosiphum maidis isolate BTI-1 chromosome 4, ASM367621v3, whole genome shotgun sequence:
- the LOC113555480 gene encoding lipase 3-like — MINLKTTISFLRDRPFVQQLFVNLLLAPTIITLTTNAPTSSAMNLFENYSLSTVEIIQNNGYAVEVHNVITADGYILELHRIPRSKRGQEPTRNHPILIHHGILGTSADWVLAGADMSLPMQLADDGYDVWMANCRGNTYSRKHISMTYKQKSFWNFSLHEVGKYDIPASIDYILSTSNTQQLHYIGYSMGSCVFFIMASERPEYQPKIRSQISLAPVAYLSNTRSSLRFMAPYAKMMNIVFQRMWKGMLMPQSGMQRFLASTICRERITQKMICEKCIIFSVCGSDPYHFDTKLIPLIMGHFPAGTSSNLAAHFAQFILKDSFGQYDYGRALNLRHYNSTEPPTYDLKSIRVPITLIYGENDILADTTDVLKLKAQLPMVLDAFPANSPYFNHVDFLWSSNVTEQINNPVKGILRKTDDLGWTYTGPAANAVRVDAAVPVSRPPSQMQLNPVPGATSLAPSLEFFAENLDAIIASTMPQPVDERDAAVFEREREQQKLLFGGVIKFALAAEKKYGQLREEITNEITGWADDVATGAETRVKQTAVLVNGKIALAGHSVAGAVGKAEHFVVDGVGKAEQSVVVGIGKAQNYVNYGLNKADRAVGNALNATVGRVSRVFWFWK; from the exons atgataaatttaaagacAACCATTTCCTTCCTCAGGGATCGACCATTCGTTCAGCAGTTATTTGTCAATCTACTGTTGGCGCCGACAATTATTACGCTGACGACAAACGCTCCAACGTCGTCTGCCATGAACTTGTTTGAAAACTACAGCTTGTCTACA gtGGAaataatccaaaacaatgGTTATGCCGTTGAAGTCCACAATGTTATCACGGCCGACGGTTACATCCTGGAGTTGCATCGTATCCCCAGGAGCAAGCGCGGACAGGAGCCCACTAGAAACCATCCGATACTAATCCATCACGGAATTCTCGGGACATCGGCTGATTGGGTTCTAGCTGGAGCTGACATGTCGTTGC CCATGCAACTCGCCGACGACGGGTATGACGTGTGGATGGCCAATTGCCGCGGTAACACGTACAGTAGAAAACATATTTCGATGACttacaaacaaaaatcttTTTGGAATTTCAG CTTACACGAAGTCGGGAAATACGATATACCAGCTTCGATTGATTATATTCTTTCGACTTCGAATACGCAACAACTCCACTACATAGGTTATTCCATGGGCAGTTGTGTCTTTTTCATTATGGCTTCTGAGAGACCAGAATATCAACCCAAAATCCGATCACAAATTAGTCTCGCGCCTGTTGCCTATTTGTCGAACACCAGATCGTCTCTGAGGTTTATGGCTCCGTATGCAAAAATGATGAAT atcGTGTTTCAAAGGATGTGGAAAGGGATGTTAATGCCACAATCGGGTATGCAAAGGTTTTTGGCGTCTACCATATGTAGAGAAAGAATAACACAGAAAATGATATGcgaaaaatgtatcatattttcCGTGTGCGGCAGCGACCCGTATCACTTTGACACc AAATTGATTCCTCTCATCATGGGACACTTTCCGGCTGGAACGTCTTCGAATCTCGCCGCGCACTTCGCACAATTCATATTGAAAG ACAGTTTCGGACAGTACGATTACGGCCGAGCTTTGAATTTGCGTCACTACAATTCCACCGAGCCGCCAACGTATGATTTGAAGTCGATCCGAGTACCCATCACGCTGATCTACGGCGAAAACGACATACTAGCCGACACGACG GACGTATTGAAACTGAAAGCCCAACTGCCTATGGTTTTGGACGCGTTTCCGGCCAATAGCCCGTACTTCAACCACGTGGACTTCCTGTGGAGCTCCAATGTCACCGAACAGATCAACAATCCGGTCAAGGGAATACTCCGGAAGACCGACGACTTGGGATGGACGTACACGGGCCCCGCGGCCAACGCCGTCCGCGTGGACGCCGCCGTCCCCGTCAGCCGACCACCGAGCCAGATGCAGCTGAACCCCGTGCCGGGCGCCACGAGCCTCGCGCCCAGCCTCGAGTTCTTCGCCGAGAACCTTGACGCGATCATCGCGAGCACCATGCCCCAGCCGGTGGACGAGCGCGACGCGGCCGTGTTCGAACGCGAACGGGAACAGCAGAAGCTGTTGTTCGGCGGCGTCATCAAGTTCGCGCTGGCGGCCGAAAAGAAGTACGGACAGCTGCGGGAGGAGATCACCAACGAGATCACCGGATGGGCGGACGACGTGGCCACGGGCGCCGAGACGCGCGTCAAGCAGACAGCCGTCCTGGTGAACGGCAAGATCGCGTTGGCCGGCCACTCGGTGGCCGGGGCCGTCGGCAAAGCGGAGCACTTCGTCGTCGACGGCGTGGGCAAGGCCGAACAGTCTGTGGTCGTCGGCATCGGCAAGGCCCAGAACTACGTCAACTACGGCCTGAACAAGGCCGATCGGGCCGTCGGAAACGCGCTGAACGCCACCGTGGGCCGCGTGAGCCGAGTGTTCTGGTTCTGGAAGTGA